The DNA region TGCGGTGCTGAGATGCATTTCACCCTGACCGTGGAGCAGGAGTTGTTTCAGTTCCGTGGAATGCTCGACGATGAGCGTGGGATCCTCTTCATGGAGATGATGCAGGGCAAGCGCCATCTTGTCTTCCTCGCCCTTGCGGGCGGATACGACGGCGGTGCGGACCTTCGGCGACGGGAATTCGATTCCGGGCAGGACCAGGTTGAAGCCCTTCTCGTGCAGCGTGTTGTTCACGTGCGTGTTCTTGAGCTTCACCACCGCGCCGATGTCTCCCGCCTGCAGTTCCGTCACGTCGTGACGCTTCCTGCCGTTGACCACGTAGACCTGGCCGAGGCGTTCGGTGACGCCCGTCTGCTCGTTCACGAGGTCCATCCCCGGACGTATCGTTCCACTGTAGACGCGGAAGAACGACATGTCGCCGATGTTCTGCTCGCTCATCGCCTTGTAGACGAAGATGCACGTCCTGCCCTTCGGATCGGCCGCGAGTTCCTCGCCGCCCGACGTCTGGATCGGCGGCATCTCCACCGGTGCAGGCACGACGACGTCGATGAAGCTCATCAGACGTCCTGCGCCCATGTTGTGCTTCGCCGACGTACAGAAGAGGGGGAAGATCTGTCGTTTGATGATCGTGGTCGTGAGGCCGTGCCGCATTTCCTCTTCGTCGAGCTCGCCCTTGGCGAGATAATGTTCCATCAACGTTTCGTCGTTCTCGGCGACGATTTCGATCAACTCGTTGTGGAGCCGTGCGGCGCGTTCGCGCTCGGAATCGGGAATCGGACGTTTCTCGGGTTTGCCGCCGTCGGGAGGGAAGACGTAGGCCGTCATCTTCAGCACGTCGATGATCGTCGAGCATCCGACACCTTCGTTCAGGGGATACTGCACGACGGTCACTTCACGTCCGAACCGCTCCTTGGCCTGTTCCACCGTGCGGTCGAAGTCACTCTGATCGTGATCGATCTTGTTGACGACGAAGATGACCGGTGTGCCGAACTGTCGTGTGTACTTCCAGATCGTTTCCGTTCCGACTTCCACACCATGATGCGCACTGAGGACCATGATGCCGGTGTCGACGACGCGCAGGGCGGAGATCACCTCGCCGACGTAGTCGACGTAGCCCGGTGTATCGATGATGTTGATCTTGTAGTCGCGCCATTCTGCGAACAGGGGAGTACCGAATACCGACGAGCCCCGTTCGTGTTCGATGTCGTGAACGTCGGAAGCCGTATTGTGTTCCTCGACCGATCCCCTTCGTGTGATCTCGCCCGATTCGTACAGCATGCTTTCGGCGAGCGTCGTCTTTCCTGATCCGGCATGCCCCAGGAGGGCGACATTGCGGATATGGTGGGCATCGTAGATCTTCATCGCTTCTATCTCCCTGATGGTATAAAAGCAGCTCCCCGACCGGAAAGAACATACACAATTTTCCACATGAACCCCGCACGACCGTCCGGGCACCGGTTTCCGTAACCCGTCGTTTTGCAGATACTTGCAGATATGCCAGACCCTCCGTATCTTTGCCGTCCTGTCTACAGAACAAAACCGCAACTGGAGTAGTGTCATGAAAGCGCTCAAGCAGATCGACGTGATGGCGCAAGCCGAAGCCTTCGAAATGCGCAAGGCCAGGGCCGGCGAAGCATCGCCTGAGATGCCGTCCTTCCGTCCTGGTGATACCGTCAAGATCGCCGTGCGCGTGATCGAAGGCGAAAAGGAACGTATCCAGAACTTCCAGGGTGTCGTCATCGCCCGCCGTGGTTCCGGAATGAATGAAACGTTCCGCGTCCGCAAGATTTCC from Candidatus Kapaibacterium thiocyanatum includes:
- a CDS encoding elongation factor G, producing MKIYDAHHIRNVALLGHAGSGKTTLAESMLYESGEITRRGSVEEHNTASDVHDIEHERGSSVFGTPLFAEWRDYKINIIDTPGYVDYVGEVISALRVVDTGIMVLSAHHGVEVGTETIWKYTRQFGTPVIFVVNKIDHDQSDFDRTVEQAKERFGREVTVVQYPLNEGVGCSTIIDVLKMTAYVFPPDGGKPEKRPIPDSERERAARLHNELIEIVAENDETLMEHYLAKGELDEEEMRHGLTTTIIKRQIFPLFCTSAKHNMGAGRLMSFIDVVVPAPVEMPPIQTSGGEELAADPKGRTCIFVYKAMSEQNIGDMSFFRVYSGTIRPGMDLVNEQTGVTERLGQVYVVNGRKRHDVTELQAGDIGAVVKLKNTHVNNTLHEKGFNLVLPGIEFPSPKVRTAVVSARKGEEDKMALALHHLHEEDPTLIVEHSTELKQLLLHGQGEMHLSTARWRLQHRFKIDVGFEQPRVPYRETIHRAVESVYRHKKQSGGAGQFAEVHMRVEPYYESMPDPQGLTVRGTEVNELPWGGKLVFLNCIVGGVIDQRFLPAIMKGVMEKMSEGPVTGSHVRDVRVSVYDGKMHPVDSNEAAFRTAGRMAFRDAFIKADPQLLEPVYDVEVTMPEEHTGDVMSDLPIRRAIITGIETDGHYQIIRARMPLAELDRYATTLRSMTAGRAAYSAAFAEYAQVPAQIQQKLHQDYLQHAQEEE
- a CDS encoding 50S ribosomal protein L19, giving the protein MAQAEAFEMRKARAGEASPEMPSFRPGDTVKIAVRVIEGEKERIQNFQGVVIARRGSGMNETFRVRKISNGVGVERIFPIHSPIIQSLQVLKEGHVRRAKLYYLRGMSEKKIRQKLS